TGAAACATTCTCATACTGGAAACTCTCCACAAGATCCTCCAGTTGATCCATAGTCTCCTTCGAAACTCTTACCGTAATCCTATATGGAACTGACAATTTCTCACCTTTTATTCAGTAGGACAATTTCTTCTCGACTGATATGTCTGACAAGACAACTATATTATATAAGCTTTATGATTTATTTTACATATATGACATAAATAAAATAATAAGGGAGAATGTGATAAATAACTATGTCAATAAAAATTGGACGTGACTGCTTCATAGCAGACAGCGCCGTCTTAATTGGTGACGTTGAAATAGGGGATCGAGTTGCAATAATGGATGGTGCGGTAATAAGGGGAGACCTGGCAAAAATAACTATAGGCAATGACACCAACGTGCAGGATAATGTGACAATACACTGTGATGAGAATGATCCAACAATAATCGGGAACAATGTGTCAATTGGGCATAACGCGGTTGTTCATGGATGTATTATTGGCGATAACGTCTTGCTGGGAATGGGTTCTGTTGTTATGAATCGCGCAAATATAGCTGATGGATCGGTAGTTGGAGGTGGAGCACTCGTCACTGAAGGATTCAAATGTAGTGCAGAAAGTCTCATTGTAGGCGTCCCTTCAAAAGTTATAAGATCTAATGACAAAAAATTGTTGCAATATGCAACCGAAAACGCTCGATCTTACGGTGAATTAAGAAAAGGTTACATTTCTGGGAAGTTCGAGAAGCTGTATGGTTACCAGATGAGGAAGAACGAATCTGTCAAGTAAAGTCTCCTCTTCGTTGCATTTGTTTCTTAATTCCTTAGGGTCTTCAGTATTTTCAGCATGAAGTTCACTGAATACACAATGAATAGGAAATAAGTGCGTGCATCAATATGGTAAAAACAGTGCTAATTATCGGTACTCTGGGCATAAAATTTAATGAAAAAGGATAAGGTGTAATTTATCGAATATTATTTTATAAATTGTGGTCAAGATAATCGCAGTAGGTATAATAATAACAAAGTATATCATGGGATCATTGTCTAATTCTGGTCTGACGAAGAAAAATACGAAATTGATCAAGCGCCTGGTAAATGAACTGCAAGCCGCATCATCGATTGATGAGAATGCAGTATATAAGGAGATAGCCGGCGCGATGCTCACATTCACCTCTATAGAAGACAAGGAAAAGTTAGCAATGCTCACAGGCTACTTGAATGATGTATTCTCTCTCTTGAATGAAAAGTTTCACGACAAATACGTCGCCATTGTCATGAATCTTTATTCGCTTTCCACATCCAATCCGATAATCATTGCCAACATGATTGATGTGTATGCGGAGCAAAAAAATTACCCAGCTATAGTAGACCTGTTCAGAAAGGACCATGAGTTGCAGATAACTCCCCACGTCATAGAGATTTTAAGGGGCATGTGCGACAGCCCAAAGAACTCCTCTATGGCTGCATCCCTCATATCCTCCAGGGGGATTTATGATGAGACAATACTGGAAAAGTGTTCTCAACACTGCGATTCAAAGGTTTTGGAAGATGTAATTAAAAGCTATTCCTCCATCAAAGATGATAGGACAAGAGTATTGGCGTTAAAATTTTTCTGGGATAAAGTGGAAGATGCTAAGCCCAAGCTCGATCTCGTAGAGCTCTTACTTTCAGCAAATTCCGGGGATCTTAAATTTTACACAGAGTCTTTTCCCGTTGAACAGCTTAGAACAAAAGAGGAATGCGAGCAGGCGTTGCAGGTTCTTAAACGGTCCGGAACCACAGAGATTCTCGAAAGAGCAATTGACAAATGCATGCTCATATGCCCGGACAATGTCACAGTCTTAAAGGCGGATGCGGATAATAAATACAGTAGAGGTGATATAAAAAAAGCGCTAAAGATTTACAGGCAGATTCTTAAATCATCTCCGGAAGATCTAGAAGTCCTTCAAAATGTGATAGACATAACGTTCAGCGAGGGACTGTACAAAGAGTGCCTCAATCTGATTAGCAATTCGGATATATTGCAAATAAAAGGGAATAATAAAATCACGGCCATAGAATGTGAAATTAACCTCCTGCAATTTCAGGAAGCTCTACATGATCTCGAATCTGCTCTTGCGGCGTCACCGGACAATTTGAAACTTCTCGCCTTAAAATTAGGTGTCTCAGAAAAGATCGGAAGAATTCTGGAAAGTTACGAGACAGCAAAGAAAATTTTTAATATCGATCGTGCAAACATCTCCGCAATGAACTATCTATGCAAATATTATGTGGATAGGCGAGAGTTCGAAAAACTGGTAGAACTTCTTGGTTCAATAGATAATATTCCAGGAAATTTCCGTGGATTTTACGCGGGCTCTCTTTTATTCGAAGGCAAAATAAAAGATGCAATGACGGTTATGCAAAGTTACCCTGAATTGTTGACTGATGGATTTGTACTTGACGCAATATACGCCAAAGTAACAGATTCAGTTTCTATTAATCAGCTTTCTGAGATAAGTAGGAAACTAAGCGGTGGTGCATCAGAGTTTAAGCTCATAGTTGATGCACTCTATGGCAGGCCCATAATGCATGCGGGTTATGAAGAAATGGCGATGCGAACATCGTCGCTAGCCGTTATGTACGTTATAACAAATTCGTACTATAAAGACAATGCCGAACTCTCAACCAGCATCGAGAAAAGGCTTAGGCTTCCAGAATTCGAAAAGTTGTATTCCGTGCTGAAGAGTATCAGGGAAATCAGAAGTGGGATGAAACCCGAGAGTTTATTTGATTATTCAGATCTGGGGTATCCTGTTTGCAATGCCCTTCTGGACATGAACATGACTGACAAATGTGAACAGCTCTTTTCCGGGGAAAAGTATGATAAGAACAATGTGCACTATATGTATGTCCGTGCCAGAATATTTGCTGCAAAAAAACAAATGGGAGAGGCAGAAAAAATTCTAACGAACCTGAGGCAGATTATCGATAGTCTGGAATTTTCAAGGATTCTCCTACTTCTGGACCTTGAAAAAGGGGACAAAGATGAATTTTATAAGACTGTTGTTAACATGAAAAAAGAAGGGGGGCTGGTAGATAACGACATTGAGGTTATCCGAAAAGCAATAAAGCAGACAAATCACTGGGACTTCGCTGAAGTGGTGATCGGTCTCTTCGGATCTGAAGTATCGGACTCGCCTGCTATGCTGAGGTTGAACAGAGATTTTTCACTTCATTCTAATGAGCTCGAGAAAGCGCTGGAACTTTCAGGAAAGATAATGTCTTCCATGAATTTTTCTCCGGACGATTTAAAAATACATGTCAGTCTGATGCAGACGGCGTACAGTACGAAAGATATACTGAAATTGCTGGAGGATATTGATAAAAAGCATAGCGATCCTGAGATAGAGGCTATAATCGGGGACCTGTATTATAGAGACAAGCTGTTCAACAGGGCTTACCCGCACTATTCAAAGGCAAAGGATCTAGGGTACGATATGAGCAGGTCCAGGAACTACGCCGAGGTTCTATTGGAAATGAAAAGATATGACGAAGCATTAACAATTTTACAGATCTGCAGCGATTCATTACTGCTTTCGCGGCTTTATTACGAGACATCAAACATATCAGGCATAATACAGCTAATACAAAAACTTAAGCCGACAGACAGTGATTTTGACGGAGTTATGGATTTCATAGTGGAAAATTTTTGGGGAAACCCTGAAGTCCGTTATGAATTGATAAAGTATTACCTAGACGGAGATTATGTTAGTTTTGGATCAAAGATCGTGAGGAAATGTCTCAGCGTGAACGATATAAAGACAGCACTCGGAATTGCGAAGGGTCTGTACGGTAAGCAACCAACAATTGAAAATGCAATCCTTTATTCTCAGGCACTCTACTCATCAGGGGAGAAAGATGAAGCCAAAAGGGTTCTTACAAAAGCATTGAAGAAAACACAGGATGGGAAACTTAGAATCGATACCTTAAGATTGCTATACTCTTTCCTGTACGAAGATCATGACACTGATTCTATCCTCTCCCTGTACCTGGAAAACCCGGAAAGTGTGGATATTGAGATACTTAAAATGGTCATAGATAGTTACATAAGCACTGGTATGGTGAACGAAGCAGAGGCGATTGCTGATAAGTTTTATGAATCCATCCTGGACAAAGATACATACACAGAGATCAAGAAGAATATAGGCAATAGGAAGGAGCTTATAGAAACCGTTGCATATGCGTCAAAAGTTCTAAAAGAAGAATATGCTGAGAGGAAAACGTTTAGTTCAAATGAAGAATTTTATAACGCGGATATACCGATAGATAAAATAGCAGAAGTGAAGAAATTTTTGACAAAGAAACCAGGAACTGGGGAGTTGAGCACAAAGGATATGGAACAGCTATCGGCTGAAATTATACATAAACTAGTTAAGAATGAAAATCTTAAGCAACCCTCTGATCTCACAATCTACCTCATATACCATCATCTGGATGGCGACGATTCGATACTGGCGAAAAACCTCTATTTCTACATCAAGGATGCGATCCAGCAGCGAAGGATCCCAGTTGTCGATGATCCTGAACTCAAAAAGCTAACAAAGATTGCGACGAAGAAATACATACCATTGGATCCGATCATTATGGCTTCGGAGCTGGACATAGGGATATCCAAAGCCATGGATATTATTACCTTAATACGCTATCTCTCTGAAATTGGCAATGGAAGTGAAGAATGATTGCGTTATGAAACAGATTCCACGAAAAAGGAAATAGAAGACCTAGGCATTGCTATTCTCGCTCTCACCTTTGCCTTCACGGTTTCGTCTTATGCTGGTTACAGGTATCATCCTCCTCCAAGTATCGCAATTACCATACTCGTCTACAGTTTCATTGCTGTGATCGTTGCGATGTTGTTCCATGAACTTGCTCACCGGCAGGTCGCAAGAAAATTTGGTGGTTACGCCAGATTCAAACTCTGGCCGATAGGGGTTCTCGTTTCGGTCCTAGTATCTTTGCTTGGTTTTGTCATAGCAGTTACCGGGGCGGTAAATATCGGTGGGATATATGACAGGGAGAGAATGGGAAAAATAGCACTTGCTGGCCCGGCGTCTAATCTGGTTTTTGGGACAGTTTTCTTTATCCTGGCCATTGCGACTCCTGCATATTTCCAGTTCTCATCACTGTTTGTATTTCTCAGCAGGATAAACTTCTACATAGGGACATTTAACATGATCCCGTTTGGTCCGCTAGATGGAGGTAAAGTCCTCGCATGGAACATGCGTAATTTTGCTGTTGTTTTCATAATCTCTCTGTTTGGAGCGGTGCTTTCCTTCGTATACCTGTAAAACTTATTTTTTATTTTGCGAAGCTGAATCGGAAGCGAAAGTTTTCTTCTCCTAGTCCGCACATGATTCCCTGAGCCATGTGTCCTGAACTTAGGATTTATGTTCAGAAGATATTTTCACAAAGAATACGATAATCCTGACATATGCGCCTTATAAAATTGGTTGACAATATCGTAATGCGAGAAATGTACACGGACGTGAAATGCGCCATTACAAACAATAGGCCGCAGATGGCCATCATTGCTCTTTTTGCTTACTCCGAAATGATTGGCGGGATATGGAGGATGGTACACGGCGGGGAGGAGGAAGTGGTGTTCGGGAAAGGTCAATCTAACAAGAATTTTGCATCTTATATTTCGATGGCTGGCACAAAATACTCTGGAATTAACAGCAGGGAAATCTATAGGATAATTCGTGGTGGGCTTGTTCACAGGTATTTGATAAGGGAAGCCGCAATAGTGAAGATAAATCCGGATGATCCAATGGACAGGAATGCTGGCGACAAATCGCAGGCCATAATCTTTCGCAATTCAAGAATCGAGTTTGATGTCAATGCCTATTTTCGAGATTTCAGGAGAATCGTAACAGAACTGAGGAAGAATGTTATTAGAAAAAATCTTGCAGACCTAATATTTGCAGAAGATATTGGAAAGACCAACTATCTGACAGATGGCAAAAGAAGGACCGAAACAGGTGATTAAATATCTGTGGAGTACATGTAATCCATCTTCCAGATGATCTCGCAAGAGTTATATATTTTCCAAATATAAACGCAGGTAAACAATCATAGCAAAATATTGTTTTAAGTGGTAATAATGCAAACAAAAGAAACTTGCACTTCATGCGGTGTTGGGCTGGTGGATAAAGGGTATTCTATCTTCCTCTGCCCCAATTGTGGAAATGAACTGATAGGCAGATGTAAGGAATGCAGGGAGCACTCTACCAAATATGTGTGTCCGTCCTGTAATTTTATTGGGCCGTAGGGGAATTTTATGGGAGACGTAATGGTTGTGTTGAAGATCCTTCCAGAGGATTCCGACGTTGATATGTCAGAACTGGAGAACAAGATAAGGGCGAATCTCAAGAAGGTATGCGAAGTAAACAGCGCAGAAATCCAGGAAGTGGCTTTTGGGCTCAAGGCGATAAGGCTTCAGGTCATAGTCCCTGATGAAGAGGGAAAAATTGATCTGGTGGAATCACTGATTTCCAAGATAGATAAGGTTGGGCAGGTCGACACAGAAGAGGTCACCCTGGTCTAACTATCTCGTATTTTTAGGGGAATCTTAATCCTTTGGGTTATTGCATAAACATCTGGAAAAAGTTGTTATTTTTCCTGGTAATGTTGCGTTTAGAACTACATTACCATTACAAATAGAAAAAATATGATCCATGGGATATAAAACCGTTGTTTCATAATAGTGGGCTAGGTGATAAAAACACATGATTCCTCTAGGTGTTATTTTCTCGAAACCGTTGACGATCGCTCTTTTCGTCGTCATGATGCTGTTCCTATTTGGACTGATAGTAATTGCAGTTTCAGGTAGGAAGGACAAAGATTCTACAGAGACTGTGAATTTGAAGGCGCTGGTCATAGTTCCATGCAGGGGAATGGATTACTCGCTTGAAGATAATTTGCGCCATCTCCTAGAACAGGATTACAGGAATTTCAAAATAATTGCCGTCGTTGATTCCTCAGATGATCCTGCTGTGAAATACCTGAAAGGCACAGGAATGGATTATATAATATCTGACTTTGATTGTAGGCATTGCAGCGGAAAGGTCAAAGCCATATCTTCCGCCATCAAGAGCTTTAAGGATTTCGACGTCTACGTGATTGCAGATTCTGATATCACTGTCGAAAAGACATGGTTAAGTAGACTCCTGTCACCATTCTCTCGCGATGATGTCGGCATCAGCACAACCTTTCCTTATTTTTTGCCAGTTGGTGGCTTCTGGTCGAAAGTAAAACTCGTCTGGGGATTTGTAGGCCTTGGCATGATGGAATCTAAACTGACAAGGTTCGGGTGGGGTGGATCCCTTGCTTTTAGGAAATCAATAGTGTCTGGTGAGAATTTCAAATTTTTTTCAGAATTTGTTTCGGACGATATTGCACTTACAAAACTCTGCAAAAAGGAAGGGAAGAGCATAGCTTATGTGGCAGGTTCCAGGCCAATAATCAATTCTCCAGACAACTTTCGAACGTTCATAGAATGGTCGAACAGACAAACATCACTATCGGTGTATGCGACAAGGAATGTTCTTTATTATGGCATTCTTATCTATTCCGCAACGTTGGCTATTTTTGTCCTTTCCATATTGCTCTCAGTGTTGTTGAATCCAATTTTTTTAATATTCCTGATCCCAACAGTTATAAACGCAGCGAAAGCCATGAAGAGATCTGGAAGAAACTATCTTATAACTTTCCTTGTTAGTATTTTCCTCCCATTTCTTTACATGTACAATCTTCTTCATGCTTTGAAGGCAAAGTCCATAAGTTGGAGAGGTAGAGAATACTCTCTCTACAAATAACACATGGCAACACCTGCATCTGCAGGAGAATCTCGCATCACTTCACTGCGTTCCTGAAAACCATCCTGCTATGCTCCCGTTGACTTTTAAGGTCCTTGTCTGAGGTTTTGCTGAAACTATGTTCTTCTTTATCATATCCTTCAAAATTACCGCTCCCAGGAAACCTCCCAGATGGTATTCTTGCTCAGAAACATCTCTGCAGCCGTATGCAAACATGCGTTTTCCTATTTCATAAAATCGAATATTAACCCCAAGGTGCTGCAGTCCGACTGTACCGATATCCGTCAGTTTGTACGTTGGTTTCTTTGCATCGTCAACAGCAATCCAGGATTTCTCAATCAAAGAATGCAGGAGCTCCACGCCAAGTTTGCCGGCAAGATGATCGTAGCAAGTTCTTGCCTTTGAAAAATCGCCATCTTTTGCCGGCGTTCTTTTTTTAGAGTCACGGATAGAATTTATAAACCTGGATCCTGCAAGATCATCGAGCCACATAGAGTAACTTTCTAAGGGTTCTGGTATCAATGTATACTTTATTTCTCTCCCAGATCTGTGCGGTGCAACAAGGCCAACCGAACGGAGTTCTGAGAGGTGCGCGGACACTTTTGGTTGAGGGATTCCCGTACTTTTTACTATGGAACCTACGTTGCGTGTTCCAGATGCCAGAACCTCAATTATCGCTGTCCGTTCAGGATTAGAGAGTGCTCTCGCAATGTTGTTCCTAGTTGACCTACGTTCCATGATTTCCTTTTTGACATATTTAGCTGGACATATTATATTTTTCTTATATTTCCTGCCCCTTAATTACGCTCCGATCATCATGAAATCATGGAAAAAATGAATCACGAAAACAATAATCCTTTTGATTCAAAGGATCTGATGTACATAACAAAGAACCTGCTGACCACGGATGAAATAATTGAAAAATCAAAAGTTAGTCCCTCCAGGATTTCTGAATGGTTGGAACTGGGAGCATTCCCAGAACCAACTTATGTGACTTCGGATGGTAAGAAATGGTATCCGAAGTATACCGTCATTCTTGTCCAGCGAAGTATAAAGAACGGTACTTCACCAAAAGATGAGTTCATAAATGATGCAAAGAAAGTGATAAATAAATCAGGGCACGTCTACAGATTTGGCAAGGTGGAGGAGACAAACGAGAGTGATGATGAACTGGAAAAAATGTGGACAGATTTCAGATCTGGACTGTACGGAGCTTGCCTTCGAGTGCCCGATCCAAAGAACATACTGTCAAAGGGTGACCTGATAAACAAAATAAAAGGGCTGCTCGAAAAACCAGACTTATCCGATGTTTCATGGTGCGATTCACTGAAAAAATATGTAAATGAACTTGATAATGTTGAGGCAGAGTTCACCAATTATGATCGTGCAAGATTCGGGGGCCAAGTTTCAAGGGACATGTTCGTTATTGAAGTAAAGACAAAATACCCACAAATATTCAGAAAGAAGTGAAGCCTTCGGCAGAAGACTAGACTTTTTTGGAATAATTTCTTATAATCCAAGATTTATTTTGAAAATGAAAAGTAATCCCTGCCCGGGCTATCTCACCCAACTTCGTATTCTCCCAGGTTTTCCGAGCATACCGATACCTCGACCTTCTAAGATGAATTATCGGGACTGAAATACAAAGCGTAACGAAAATACTAAGAGAGAAAAGAGATTAAAATAATGCATTTGTATTCGTTGTGTATGGCAGAACTAAATGAAAAGGACTTCCCGCCGCTGTTTGGAACAAATGGCATAAGGGGAGTTCCAAACGAGGATCTTACAGCTGAATTTTCTCTGGCAATTGGAAAATCAATAGGTACGTTCTTTGGATCGAAGATAGCAATGGGCAGGGATACAAGGGACACAGGGCAGATGATATTTGACTCTGTTTGCTCAGGCATACTCTCCTCGGGATGCGATCTTATCGATCTTGGCATCCTTCCAACCCCCGCCATACAGTACTACTGTAAAATTAACAAGATTCCGGGCGTTATAATAACTGCATCGCACAATCCACCGCAATTTAATGGAATAAAATGCATAGCATCCGATGGAACTGAACTGGAGAGGGAATCCGAGAGAAAGATTGAGCTCATATATTACAATAAAAAATACTTGACAGTAAACTGGGATAAAATTGGGCGAGTATTTCAGGATAACAATGCACCTGGAATATACGTTGCAGGAGTGATGAGTAAGGTCGATCGTGATAACATACGTGGCAGAAATTTTAAGGTCGTTGTAGACACCGGGAACGGTGCTGCATTCTCCACAACTCCAACTCTACTGAGAGAGCTTGGGTGCAAGGTGGTCACGCTGAATGCAAATCCGGACGGGAAATTTACGTCAAGAAACTCAGAACCCAGACCTGAGAATCTGTCAGAACTCATTTCTGTAATGAAGCTTGGAAAATTTGACCTAGGCGCGGCACACGACGGCGACGCAGACAGGGCAGTCTTTGTTGACGAGAAGGGTAATTTTATCGATGGTGATATCACACTTAGCCTTATAGTGAAAAATCATGTCAAGAGAGGAGAGAAAGTCGTTACGCCCGTGAGCAGTTCTGATGCCCTTTCTGAAATCTGCAAGGAGAAAGGTGCTCAGCTGATAAAGACGAGAGTGGGCGCACCTATTGTTTCTAGAACAATGATCAGAGAAAAAGCATTACTGGGTGGAGAGGAGAATGGTGGCGTAATTTTCGGCCCTCATCAGTACTGCAGAGATGGTGCCATGACGCTGTCGCTCTTTCTAGATCTCATGGCTTCTACCGGATTGAAACCTTCAGAGTTGATAAAGACGGTTCCAGAATTCCATATGGAGAAAGCATCCGTCAAAAGAGAACTCGAGTGGAGCATTATGGAGAAACTTCTTCTGGAGCAGCTGGGTGACGTGGCGATTGATAGGACCGATGGTCTGAAGATCATGCTTGAGGATGGCTGGGTACTTCTCCGTCCTTCTGGAACAGAACCAATAATAAGGATATACGGCGAATCGAGAGAAGAGAAAAAGGCTAAAGAAATAGCCAATAAATACAAGGAAATGATAGAAGAACTCAACAGACGCTGACGCTACCGTATACCGGGATGAATCAGAATGAATGCGAAAAAACTGCAACATTGCCTGGACTTGAACAAACTATGCATTTCCTTCCCTCGTTTGAACCGTATGGTATCCCCAGGTTGCCGAGTCCAAATTTTTCCTCAAGTTTGTCTGAGCATTCTTTTCTCCCGCACCAGCCAGCCATTAAAAAACCATTTGCTTCAGCTATTTCATTGATGTCATTCAGCACGTGTGATGAGTTCTTTATGTATTCCTCCGCCCTCTTCATTAGGATCGTTTTTATCTCGTCAAGAATCGCTGTGGTTTCTGATATTCTTTCAACGGGGGCCGTTCTTTTTTCCTTTGTGGGCCTCAAGGCAAAGGTCACGGTGTTTCTCGAGAATTCTTTTTCTCCGATCTCAATTCTGAGCGGGACGCCTTTCATCTCCCACTCATTATATTTGAATCCAGGGGTATAATTGTCCCTGTCATCTGTAGATGCCCTGATACCCATTTCCTTGAGCATCCTCTCGATGTTGTGAGCATATTCTTTTACCTTTGGGTTTTCTGAAGGTATTGTGACAATAATCACCTGTATCGATGCTATTGATGGAGGAAGGATTAATCCCTTATCGTCGCCATGTATGCCTATAACTGCCGCAAGGAGTCTCTCGCTCATACCGAATGTTGTCTGGTTGGCATAATCGTGCGTTCCGTCATCTTTCAGGTATGTGATGTTGTAATTTCTGGAAAAATTCGTCCCATACTCATGCATAGTTGCAACCTGCAGTGAACGCCCTCCAACCAGAGTATCGCCGGCAAGTGTGTACATTGCGCCAGGGAACTTGTCCCATTCAGGTCTCTTGTTGACGATATAAGGTATACAGAGTTCCGAGCTAACCTTTTTCCATATATCAAGGTAATCCAGCAACTGGTTCTCTGCTTCCTCAAAAGTGGCATGTGCAGTGTGTGCTTCGAAAAAGTGGATTTCTCGGACTCGAATGAAAGATCGTGTGTGTTTTGTCTCGTACCTGTATACGTTCACAATCTGGTATATCCTAAGCGGGAGGTCTGTGTGCGATCTTATCCATAGGGAAAACATTCCGTACATGGCAGCTTCGCTTGTTGGTCTTAATGCCATTTCAACATCAAGTTTATCATTACCTCCTTTTGTAACCCAGTAGACCTGATTCTCGAAACCCTTTACATGTTCAAATTCTACTGAAAGCTGGTCTCTTGTGATAAGAACTGGAAAATTAACCTCTTCAATGCCATGAGCCTCAACGCTTTCCCGGATTATCCTGTCAATTTCCCGCATTATTTTCATTCCGTAAG
This is a stretch of genomic DNA from Thermoplasmatales archaeon. It encodes these proteins:
- the proS gene encoding proline--tRNA ligase, which produces MENKKENFSEWYNEIVEISGLSDKRYPVKGMNVWLPYGMKIMREIDRIIRESVEAHGIEEVNFPVLITRDQLSVEFEHVKGFENQVYWVTKGGNDKLDVEMALRPTSEAAMYGMFSLWIRSHTDLPLRIYQIVNVYRYETKHTRSFIRVREIHFFEAHTAHATFEEAENQLLDYLDIWKKVSSELCIPYIVNKRPEWDKFPGAMYTLAGDTLVGGRSLQVATMHEYGTNFSRNYNITYLKDDGTHDYANQTTFGMSERLLAAVIGIHGDDKGLILPPSIASIQVIIVTIPSENPKVKEYAHNIERMLKEMGIRASTDDRDNYTPGFKYNEWEMKGVPLRIEIGEKEFSRNTVTFALRPTKEKRTAPVERISETTAILDEIKTILMKRAEEYIKNSSHVLNDINEIAEANGFLMAGWCGRKECSDKLEEKFGLGNLGIPYGSNEGRKCIVCSSPGNVAVFSHSF